From one Novipirellula galeiformis genomic stretch:
- a CDS encoding helix-turn-helix domain-containing protein, with protein MFANLEATATPPEWISLIELAALVGLPKSPAHRLR; from the coding sequence GTGTTCGCAAATTTGGAGGCAACGGCCACTCCCCCGGAATGGATCTCGTTGATCGAGCTCGCCGCTCTAGTAGGCTTGCCCAAGTCGCCGGCACACCGGCTGCGTTAA